A part of Streptomyces sp. NBC_01451 genomic DNA contains:
- a CDS encoding citrate synthase, which yields MSEHTNNAVVLRFGDGEYTYPVIDSTVGDKGFDIGKLRAQTGLVTLDSGYGNTAAYKSAITYLDGEEGILRYRGYPIEQLAERSTFLEVAFLLINGELPTVDELSVFKNEITQHTLLHEDVKNFYRGFPRDAHPMAMLSSVVSALSTFYQDSHNPFDEKQRNLSTIRLLAKLPTIAAYAYKKSIGHPFVYPRNDLGYVENFLRMTFSVPAQEYDLDPVVVSALDKLLILHADHEQNCSTSTVRLVGSSQANMFASISAGISALWGPLHGGANQSVLEMLEGIKANGGDVDSFIRKVKNKEDGVRLMGFGHRVYKSFDPRAKIIKAAAHDVLSALGKSDELLDIALKLEEHALSDDYFVSRNLYPNVDFYTGLIYRAMGFPTEMFTVLFALGRLPGWIAQWHEMIKEPGSRIGRPRQIYTGVVERDFVPVEQR from the coding sequence GTGAGCGAGCACACCAACAACGCTGTAGTACTGCGGTTCGGCGACGGCGAGTACACCTACCCGGTGATCGACAGCACCGTCGGCGACAAGGGCTTCGACATCGGGAAGCTCCGCGCTCAGACCGGTCTGGTAACGCTGGACAGCGGCTACGGCAACACCGCCGCCTATAAATCCGCGATCACCTACCTCGACGGCGAGGAGGGCATCCTCCGGTACCGCGGGTACCCGATCGAGCAGCTCGCCGAGCGCTCCACCTTCCTTGAGGTGGCGTTCCTGCTGATCAACGGTGAGCTTCCGACCGTGGACGAGCTCTCCGTGTTCAAGAACGAGATCACGCAGCACACCCTGCTGCACGAGGACGTCAAGAACTTCTACCGCGGCTTCCCCCGTGACGCGCACCCGATGGCGATGCTGTCGTCGGTCGTCTCGGCGCTGTCGACCTTCTACCAGGACAGCCACAACCCGTTCGACGAGAAGCAGCGCAACCTCTCGACGATCCGGCTCCTCGCCAAGCTTCCGACGATCGCCGCGTACGCGTACAAGAAGTCGATCGGTCACCCCTTCGTCTACCCGCGCAACGACCTCGGTTACGTCGAGAACTTCCTCCGTATGACGTTCTCGGTGCCGGCGCAGGAGTACGACCTCGACCCGGTCGTCGTCTCCGCCCTGGACAAGCTGCTGATCCTGCACGCCGACCACGAGCAGAACTGTTCGACGTCGACGGTCCGTCTGGTCGGTTCCTCGCAGGCCAACATGTTCGCGTCGATCTCGGCGGGCATCTCCGCGCTCTGGGGTCCGCTGCACGGCGGCGCCAACCAGTCCGTGCTGGAGATGCTGGAGGGCATCAAGGCGAACGGCGGCGATGTCGACTCCTTCATCCGCAAGGTGAAGAACAAGGAGGACGGCGTCCGCCTGATGGGCTTCGGCCACCGGGTGTACAAGTCCTTCGACCCGCGCGCGAAGATCATCAAGGCTGCCGCGCACGACGTCCTCTCGGCCCTCGGCAAGTCCGACGAGCTGCTGGACATCGCCCTGAAGCTGGAGGAGCACGCGCTCTCCGACGACTACTTCGTCTCGCGCAACCTCTACCCGAACGTCGACTTCTACACGGGCCTCATCTACCGCGCGATGGGCTTCCCGACCGAGATGTTCACGGTCCTGTTCGCGCTGGGCCGCCTCCCGGGCTGGATCGCCCAGTGGCACGAGATGATCAAGGAGCCGGGTTCGCGCATCGGCCGCCCGCGCCAGATCTACACGGGCGTGGTGGAACGCGACTTCGTGCCGGTCGAGCAGCGCTAG
- the recD2 gene encoding SF1B family DNA helicase RecD2, with translation MSKQAGGPKQAVRGERHLAVLEGVLERITYANEENGYTVARVDTGRGAGDLLTVVGALLGAQVGESLRMEGRWGSHQQYGKQFTVENYTTVLPATVQGIRRYLGSGLVKGIGPVFADRITQHFGLDTLRIIEEEPKRLIEVPGLGPKRTKKIADAWEEQKAIKEVMLFLQSVEVSTSIAVRIYKKYGDASISVVRNQPYRLASDVWGIGFLTADKIAQSVGIPHDSPERVKAGLQYALSQSADQGHCYLPEERLIADAVKLLQVDTGLVIECLAELAAPPEEGEDPGVVREKVPGPEGDSEPVTAVYLVPFHRAELSLSAQLLRLLRTGEDRMPAFRDVAWDKALTWLRGRTGADLAPEQEAAVRLALTEKVAVLTGGPGCGKSFTVRSIVELARARKAKVVLAAPTGRAAKRLAELTGAEASTVHRLLELKPGGDAAYDRDRPLDADLVVVDEASMLDLLLANKLVKAVAPGAHLLFVGDVDQLPSVGAGEVLRDLLADGSPVPAVRLTKVFRQAQQSGVVTNAHRINSGQHPVTDGMKDFFLFVEDDTEEAGRLTVDVAARRIPAKFGLDPRRDIQVLAPMHRGPAGAGNLNGLLQQAITPGRPDLPEKRFGGRVFRVGDKVTQIRNNYDKGENGVFNGTVGVVTSLDEVEQRLTVLTDEDEEVPYDFDELDELAHAYAVTIHRSQGSEYPAVVVPVTTGAWMMLQRNLLYTAVTRAKKLVVLVGSRRAIGQAVRTVSAGRRCTALDFRLRS, from the coding sequence ATGTCGAAACAGGCGGGCGGTCCGAAGCAGGCGGTGCGGGGGGAACGGCACCTGGCCGTCCTCGAAGGCGTCCTGGAGCGGATCACGTACGCCAACGAGGAGAACGGCTACACGGTCGCCCGCGTCGACACCGGCCGCGGTGCCGGTGACCTCCTCACGGTCGTGGGCGCGCTGCTCGGCGCCCAGGTCGGCGAGTCCCTGCGCATGGAGGGCCGCTGGGGCTCCCACCAGCAGTACGGCAAACAGTTCACGGTCGAGAACTACACGACCGTCCTGCCCGCCACCGTCCAGGGCATCCGCCGCTATCTCGGCTCGGGCCTGGTCAAGGGCATCGGCCCGGTCTTCGCCGACCGGATCACCCAGCACTTCGGCCTGGACACCCTCCGGATCATCGAGGAGGAGCCCAAGCGGCTCATCGAGGTGCCCGGCCTCGGCCCCAAGCGCACGAAGAAGATCGCCGACGCCTGGGAGGAGCAGAAGGCGATCAAGGAGGTCATGCTCTTCCTCCAGAGCGTCGAGGTCTCCACCTCCATCGCCGTGCGCATCTACAAGAAGTACGGCGACGCCTCGATCTCCGTCGTCAGGAACCAGCCCTACCGCCTCGCCTCCGACGTCTGGGGCATCGGCTTCCTCACCGCCGACAAGATCGCCCAGTCCGTCGGCATCCCGCACGACAGCCCCGAGCGCGTCAAGGCGGGCCTCCAGTACGCCCTTTCGCAGTCCGCCGACCAGGGCCACTGCTATCTCCCCGAGGAACGCCTGATCGCGGACGCGGTGAAGCTCCTCCAGGTCGACACGGGCCTCGTCATCGAGTGCCTCGCCGAACTCGCGGCGCCCCCGGAGGAGGGCGAGGACCCCGGAGTCGTGCGGGAGAAGGTCCCCGGCCCCGAGGGCGACTCGGAGCCCGTGACAGCCGTCTACCTCGTCCCCTTCCACCGCGCCGAACTCTCCCTCTCCGCCCAGCTGTTGCGCCTCCTGCGCACCGGGGAGGACCGGATGCCCGCCTTCCGTGACGTGGCCTGGGACAAGGCGCTGACCTGGCTCCGGGGGCGTACGGGGGCCGATCTCGCCCCCGAGCAGGAGGCGGCCGTCCGGCTCGCGCTGACCGAGAAGGTCGCCGTCCTCACCGGCGGCCCCGGCTGCGGCAAGTCCTTCACGGTCCGCTCGATCGTGGAGCTGGCGCGCGCCAGGAAGGCCAAGGTGGTGCTGGCCGCCCCGACCGGCCGCGCCGCCAAGCGCCTGGCGGAACTCACCGGCGCCGAGGCCTCCACCGTCCACCGCCTCCTGGAACTGAAGCCCGGCGGCGACGCGGCCTACGACCGGGACCGTCCCCTCGACGCCGACCTGGTGGTGGTGGACGAGGCCTCGATGCTGGACCTGCTGCTCGCCAACAAGCTGGTGAAGGCGGTGGCCCCGGGCGCGCACCTGCTGTTCGTCGGGGACGTGGACCAACTCCCCAGCGTCGGCGCCGGCGAGGTCCTGCGGGACCTGCTGGCCGACGGCAGCCCGGTCCCCGCCGTCCGGCTCACCAAGGTCTTCCGGCAGGCCCAGCAGTCGGGCGTGGTGACGAACGCGCACCGGATCAACTCCGGGCAGCATCCCGTCACCGACGGCATGAAGGACTTCTTCCTCTTCGTCGAGGACGACACGGAGGAGGCCGGCCGGCTCACCGTCGATGTGGCTGCACGACGAATTCCGGCCAAGTTCGGCTTGGATCCCCGGCGGGACATCCAGGTGCTCGCGCCGATGCACCGGGGCCCGGCGGGCGCCGGAAACCTCAACGGGCTGCTCCAGCAGGCGATCACACCGGGCCGCCCCGACCTCCCCGAGAAGCGGTTCGGCGGCCGGGTCTTCCGCGTCGGCGACAAGGTCACGCAGATCCGCAACAACTACGACAAGGGCGAGAACGGCGTCTTCAACGGCACCGTCGGCGTCGTCACCTCCCTCGACGAGGTGGAACAGCGCCTCACCGTACTGACGGACGAGGACGAGGAAGTGCCGTACGACTTCGATGAGCTGGACGAACTCGCCCACGCCTACGCCGTGACCATCCACCGCTCCCAGGGCAGCGAGTACCCGGCGGTGGTCGTCCCGGTCACCACGGGCGCGTGGATGATGCTCCAGCGCAACCTTTTGTATACGGCCGTCACCCGGGCGAAGAAGCTGGTCGTCCTGGTCGGTTCACGCAGGGCGATAGGCCAGGCGGTGCGCACGGTGTCCGCGGGACGGCGCTGCACCGCACTGGACTTCCGGCTGCGTTCCTAG
- a CDS encoding GAF domain-containing protein, giving the protein MNREQQLAEAFVGLADTLADDFDPVGLLDRLAEHCVDLTGADEVGIMMANARGTLRTMAVTDDGVALFELFQLQTGQGPCLDCYRTGQPVDSADLREDTARWPRLAPPAVTAGYRAAHAVPLRVGQQTLGSVNVLLTTPGGLPAGELRLIQALTDMAALALIHYSPEPTRPTDILTRAESVLAAKAAVEMASGMLAEHGRLTPAAALRALRAYCAGNGGRLSATAQALVRRELDLSTVLAAFR; this is encoded by the coding sequence TTGAACCGTGAACAGCAGCTCGCCGAGGCATTCGTCGGGCTCGCCGACACCCTCGCCGACGACTTCGATCCCGTCGGCCTTCTCGACCGGCTCGCCGAGCACTGCGTCGACCTCACCGGCGCCGACGAGGTCGGCATCATGATGGCCAACGCCCGGGGCACCCTGCGCACCATGGCCGTCACGGACGACGGGGTCGCCCTGTTCGAGCTGTTCCAGCTCCAGACCGGGCAGGGACCCTGTCTGGACTGCTACCGCACCGGGCAACCCGTCGACAGTGCCGACCTCCGTGAGGACACCGCCCGCTGGCCGCGGCTGGCGCCGCCGGCGGTGACGGCGGGCTACCGCGCGGCCCACGCCGTGCCCCTGCGGGTGGGACAGCAGACCCTCGGCTCCGTCAACGTCCTTCTCACCACGCCCGGTGGGCTGCCCGCCGGCGAGCTGCGGCTCATCCAGGCCCTCACCGACATGGCCGCCCTCGCCCTGATCCACTACAGCCCGGAGCCGACCCGCCCCACGGACATCCTCACCCGCGCCGAGTCGGTCCTGGCCGCCAAGGCCGCCGTCGAGATGGCCTCGGGCATGCTCGCCGAGCACGGACGGCTGACCCCGGCCGCGGCCCTGCGGGCCCTGCGCGCCTACTGCGCGGGAAACGGAGGCCGGCTCAGCGCCACCGCCCAGGCCCTCGTCAGACGGGAGCTGGACCTCTCGACCGTGCTGGCCGCCTTCCGGTGA
- a CDS encoding heavy-metal-associated domain-containing protein: protein MTTHTDTPGSVTAVYQVTGMSCGHCEGSVSSEISELAGVTSVKAVAATGEVTVVSEAPLDEAAVRAAVDEAGFELAGRV, encoded by the coding sequence ATGACCACGCACACCGACACCCCGGGCTCCGTCACCGCCGTCTACCAGGTGACCGGCATGAGCTGCGGACACTGCGAAGGCTCGGTTTCGAGTGAGATCTCCGAGCTTGCCGGAGTGACCTCCGTGAAGGCCGTCGCCGCCACCGGCGAGGTCACCGTGGTGTCCGAGGCCCCGCTCGACGAGGCCGCCGTACGCGCCGCGGTGGACGAGGCCGGCTTCGAACTCGCCGGCCGGGTCTGA
- a CDS encoding heavy metal translocating P-type ATPase — protein MTSTGTEAPAVTPHEVELTIGGMTCASCAARVEKKLNRMDGVLATVNYATEKAKIAYADGVGVDELIATVVKTGYTAEEPPPPVVVDEATDVGRDADPELAGLRQRLLVSVLLAAPVVLMSMIPALQFDNWRWLSLTLASPVVVWGGLPFHRAAFTNARHGAATMDTLVSVGTLAAYGWSLWALFRGDAGKPAMPGMDGMGIRESFSFTASRTGGTSEIYLEVAAGVVAFILLGRYLEARAKRRSGAALRALMELGAKDVSVLRGGREVRVPVGELAIGDRFVVRPGEKIATDGTVVEGASAVDASMLTGESVPVDVSAGDAVTGATVNAGGRLVVEATRVGTDTQLARMARLVEDAQNGKAQVQRLADRISGIFVPVVLLIAVGTFGAWLGVTGDTVAAFTAAVAVLIIACPCALGLATPTALMVGTGRGAQLGILIKGPEVLESTRRVDTIVLDKTGTVTTGRMTLQEVYVAEGADEKQVLRLAGALEHASEHPVARAVAAGAAERVGALPEAEDFENVPGRGVRGRADGHEVVVGRLADGLPGPLPEELAHAKAEAESSGRTAVVVAWDGVARGVLTVADAVKETSAEAVRELRALGLTPVLLTGDNRAVAEAVAKAVGIEQVIAEVLPEEKVDAVRRLQGEGRTVAMVGDGVNDAAALATADLGLAMGTGTDAAIEASDLTLVRGDLRVAADAIRLSRRTLATIKGNLVWAFGYNVAALPLAAAGLLNPMIAGAAMAFSSVFVVTNSLRLRTFR, from the coding sequence ATGACCAGTACCGGTACCGAGGCCCCGGCAGTCACGCCCCACGAGGTCGAGCTGACCATCGGCGGGATGACGTGTGCCAGCTGCGCGGCCCGCGTCGAGAAGAAGCTCAACCGCATGGACGGCGTCCTCGCCACGGTCAACTACGCGACGGAGAAGGCGAAGATCGCGTACGCCGACGGGGTCGGGGTCGACGAGCTGATCGCCACCGTCGTGAAGACGGGGTACACGGCCGAGGAGCCGCCCCCGCCGGTCGTCGTCGACGAGGCGACGGACGTCGGGCGGGACGCGGACCCCGAACTCGCCGGGCTGCGGCAGCGGCTCCTCGTCTCCGTGCTGCTCGCCGCGCCCGTCGTCCTGATGTCCATGATTCCCGCGCTCCAGTTCGACAACTGGCGCTGGCTCTCGCTGACGCTGGCCTCACCGGTCGTCGTCTGGGGCGGACTGCCGTTCCACCGGGCCGCGTTCACCAACGCGCGGCACGGCGCGGCCACCATGGACACCCTGGTGTCGGTCGGCACGCTCGCCGCGTACGGCTGGTCCCTGTGGGCGCTGTTCCGGGGCGACGCGGGGAAGCCGGCGATGCCGGGGATGGACGGGATGGGGATACGGGAGAGCTTCTCGTTCACCGCCTCCCGCACCGGCGGCACCTCGGAGATCTATCTCGAAGTCGCCGCCGGGGTCGTCGCGTTCATCCTGCTCGGACGCTATCTGGAGGCCCGCGCCAAGCGCCGCTCGGGCGCGGCTCTGCGGGCCCTGATGGAACTGGGCGCCAAGGACGTCTCCGTACTACGCGGCGGGCGTGAAGTGCGCGTTCCCGTGGGTGAGTTGGCGATCGGAGACCGGTTCGTCGTGCGGCCCGGGGAGAAGATCGCCACCGACGGCACCGTCGTCGAGGGTGCCTCGGCGGTCGACGCGTCGATGCTGACCGGCGAGTCGGTGCCGGTCGACGTGAGCGCCGGGGACGCCGTCACGGGCGCGACCGTGAACGCCGGGGGCCGGCTGGTCGTCGAGGCCACCCGCGTCGGCACGGACACCCAGCTCGCGCGGATGGCCCGGCTGGTGGAGGACGCGCAGAACGGCAAGGCCCAGGTGCAGCGGCTCGCCGACCGGATCTCCGGGATCTTCGTGCCGGTGGTGCTGCTGATCGCCGTCGGTACGTTCGGTGCCTGGCTCGGGGTCACGGGCGACACGGTCGCCGCCTTCACCGCCGCCGTCGCCGTCCTGATCATCGCCTGCCCGTGCGCCCTGGGCCTGGCCACGCCGACCGCGCTGATGGTCGGCACCGGGCGCGGGGCGCAACTCGGCATCCTCATCAAGGGCCCGGAGGTCCTGGAGTCCACGCGCCGCGTCGACACGATCGTCCTGGACAAGACGGGCACGGTGACGACGGGACGCATGACCCTCCAGGAGGTGTACGTCGCCGAGGGCGCCGACGAGAAGCAGGTGCTGCGGCTCGCGGGCGCCCTCGAACACGCCTCCGAGCACCCGGTCGCCCGAGCCGTGGCCGCGGGGGCCGCGGAACGGGTCGGGGCGCTGCCGGAGGCCGAGGACTTCGAGAACGTGCCCGGGCGGGGCGTACGCGGACGCGCGGACGGCCACGAGGTGGTCGTGGGACGGCTCGCGGACGGGCTGCCGGGGCCGCTGCCCGAGGAGCTGGCCCACGCGAAGGCGGAGGCCGAGAGCAGTGGACGTACGGCCGTCGTGGTGGCCTGGGACGGCGTGGCGCGCGGTGTCCTCACCGTCGCCGACGCGGTCAAGGAGACCAGCGCCGAGGCGGTGCGCGAGCTGCGCGCGCTGGGGCTCACGCCGGTGCTGCTGACCGGGGACAACCGGGCGGTGGCGGAGGCCGTGGCGAAGGCCGTCGGGATCGAGCAGGTGATCGCCGAGGTTCTGCCCGAGGAGAAGGTCGACGCCGTACGGCGACTCCAGGGCGAGGGGCGGACCGTCGCGATGGTCGGCGACGGGGTGAACGACGCGGCGGCGCTGGCCACCGCCGATCTGGGCCTGGCGATGGGTACGGGCACGGACGCGGCGATCGAGGCGAGCGACCTGACACTCGTGCGCGGGGATCTGCGGGTGGCCGCCGATGCCATCCGGCTGTCCCGGAGGACGCTCGCGACCATCAAGGGCAACCTGGTGTGGGCGTTCGGCTACAACGTGGCCGCGCTGCCGCTGGCCGCCGCCGGACTGCTGAACCCGATGATCGCGGGGGCCGCGATGGCCTTCTCGTCGGTGTTCGTGGTGACGAACAGCCTCCGACTGCGTACGTTCCGCTGA